The Pseudomonadota bacterium region GCGGTCGTACGCCGGGAGATGGAAGACGCGCCGTTGAAGGTGCGTCAGGTGTTCGACGACTTGATGCCTTATGCGGAGATCGCTGAGGTGACGGATGCTGCGCTGTCGCTGCGGTCCGCCTATTTGAACGAGGGGATTGTCGGGCCGAGCTTCTCCGACGACGCACTGCACGTCGCGCTGGCTACGGTGGCTGGGTGCTCTCTTGTCGTGAGCTGGAACTTCAAGCACATCGTCCACTCGCGGAAGATACCGCTCTACAACGCGATCAACGTTTTGCGCGGATACGCGCCGCTGGCGATCCACTCGCCTTCCGAGGTCATCGACTATGAAGAGTAAGGAGTTCGATTGCGTGGAGATGAAACGTCGCGGCGCGGAGCGCGTGGTCGCCGAGACCGCGGGCATGACGCCGGAACAGGAGCTCGAGTACTGGCGGCTTGCGACCGAGGCGCTCGAGCGCGAGCAGCGCGAGATCCGCGCGCGGGGCGCTTCGCGACGGCCATCGACGCAGCCCGCCTGATGGAGAAGATCACCGTTCCCGCGATTCTGCGACGTTCGTGAGCAGCTCCCGGAACCGCGGCCCCAAGACAGGCCAGGAAAATCGCTCCATCTCCAACCACAGGTCGGCGTTGGCGGCGCGCACGGCTCCCGGGTCGCGCATCAACTTGCGGAGCGTCCGCTTGAGGTGCCCGCGGTTGTCGTAGAGGCGTCCCTCGCCCTTGTCGCCGAGGAGCTCCGGGTACGAGAGGCGGCGGGGGAGGAGCGGCGCGCAGCCCGCGCGGATCGCCTCGACGACCGAGAGGCCGAACGTCTCCTGGTAGGCGGTGGAGACCACGACGTCCGATGCCGCGAGCGCCGCGGCGTAGGCGTCCCCCTCGAGACGGCCCCACTCGACGATCCTTTCGCCGAGCGCGCCGCGCGCCTTCGCCATGGCGGGTGGAAGATCCGCCGACGGATCACCCAGCGCCGCGAGCTCGAACTGGAGGCCCTCGCCGGCGAGGTCGACGAGCGCCGCGAACAGGTCGTCCGGGTTCTTGTCGTGGTCGAAGCGGTGCGGCCAGACGATTCGCAGAGGTCTGCCGCGGCGGTCTTCGCGTCCAGCTCTCGCCGCGTCGAGCTTTTCGGTCTCGATGCCTGGCGGCAGCACGTCGGACTTCTCCTCGAGCGCCTCGATCGCCGCCGCGGCGTCGACGCTATCCTCCCGCGCCGCGTACTCGAGCGCCGCCTCGAAGAACGCCGCGCGCTGGTGGTGCGAGCTGAAGACGCAGCGCGACGCCGCGAAGCACGAGAGCAGGTTGATGCCGCCGAACTCCGGATCGCCCTTCGCGCGGCCGCGCCGCCGCGGGTACGTGAGCTGGTTCTCGTGGAAGTAAAGGACGACGGGTGTGCGCGCCGCGATCCTGCTCGTCGCCGCGAGCCCCGGCAGGTTCACGTAGTCGGTCGCGAGGAGGACGTCCGGCGCGGGATCGAGCGCGTCGAGCTCCTCGGCGAGGCGGATCGCGGCGAGCCGCATGCGCCACTGCCACGATCGCGCGGGGAGTCCGACGACGTCGCACGCAAGCCCGATCCGGCGCGCGATCCCGTCCGCGAACGCGGCGTGGCTCCCGCCCAGCCACGGCTCCACCACGGCGACGCGCGGCGGCCTAGGCGGCACGGCTCACTCTTTGCGCCGCGGCGCGTACTGGCCGCGGGTGCAGCCGAGCGAGGCCGCGACGGCGCGCTCGAGCCTTCCGCCGAGGTCGCGCGCGCGGGTCAGCGCGGCGCGCAGCTCGTCGAACGGCGAGCCGAGATCGCAACGCACCGCGACGGAGATGCCGGGGTTCGCCTCGACGGCGGTCACCGACGACTCGAGCAGCGCGCGCGATAGGTCGGACGTCGGCGCCGCGGCGGTCACGAGGACGGCCAGGCCGGAGAGGTTGACGAACAGGAGCCACGCGTCGGGATCGGTCGGGGCCCGCATCGAGCGGCCGAGCAGCGTGATGCAGCCGTTCCAGACGGCGAGGACGCGGGATCCGTCGAACGCCTCGGCTCCCGCGAGGCCGAGCCGGAGCCGCTCGACGATCGCCACGGCGAGGGCGGCCTCGGAGGCGCCCTTGGAGCCCTCGGGCGGCGGCTGCGCTGCGACAGGACCCATGCCCAGCGCGCCGAGCGCGATCTCCGCTGCGAGCAGGGCGCGCTTGCCGTCCGCGCAGTCCGGCGCCGTTGGGTAGAGCGCAAGCATCTCGGCCGCGGCCTCCGCCGCGAGCGGGCGGGCGGCGCCCCTCGAGAGCGCCTTCACCGCCTCGGCCGCCGCCGCTCGATCCGGGCGCTCGGCGATGTGGCTCAAGGCGATCACGGCGCGGTCCGAAGGGTCGGTGCCGCCCTTCGCCTCCGCCGCGAGCCGGGCCGCCGCGTAGTCGCCGCGACCCAGGAGCTCCTTCGGATCGGGCGCGGAGCCCTGGTCCTGGGCGGCGCCGCACGCGAGGCACGCCGCCGCGGCCGCGAGGCAGGCGAACGACCGTGCGAGCCGGCCCGTCATGCGCGCCGCACCTCGTCGAGCCGCGCGATCGCCTCGGCGATCTTCGCGAGCCGGGCGAGCGCCTCCTCCTTGCGCTCGCGCTCCTTCGCGACGACCCCGGCAGGCGCCTTGGCCGTGAACCGCTCGTTCGATAGCTTCTTGTCGGCGATCTCGATGTCCTTCGCGGCGCGCTCCTTCTCCTTGGCGAGCCGCGCCGCCTCCGCGTCGAGGTCGATGAGCCCCTTGAGCGGGACGAGCAGCTCCGCGCCGCGGATCACG contains the following coding sequences:
- a CDS encoding type II toxin-antitoxin system VapC family toxin, giving the protein MAILRVYADTSVFGGVFDDEFSGPTSVFWDQVREGRFTLVSSAVVRREMEDAPLKVRQVFDDLMPYAEIAEVTDAALSLRSAYLNEGIVGPSFSDDALHVALATVAGCSLVVSWNFKHIVHSRKIPLYNAINVLRGYAPLAIHSPSEVIDYEE
- a CDS encoding DUF3524 domain-containing protein; amino-acid sequence: MPPRPPRVAVVEPWLGGSHAAFADGIARRIGLACDVVGLPARSWQWRMRLAAIRLAEELDALDPAPDVLLATDYVNLPGLAATSRIAARTPVVLYFHENQLTYPRRRGRAKGDPEFGGINLLSCFAASRCVFSSHHQRAAFFEAALEYAAREDSVDAAAAIEALEEKSDVLPPGIETEKLDAARAGREDRRGRPLRIVWPHRFDHDKNPDDLFAALVDLAGEGLQFELAALGDPSADLPPAMAKARGALGERIVEWGRLEGDAYAAALAASDVVVSTAYQETFGLSVVEAIRAGCAPLLPRRLSYPELLGDKGEGRLYDNRGHLKRTLRKLMRDPGAVRAANADLWLEMERFSWPVLGPRFRELLTNVAESRER